One Streptomyces sp. NBC_00554 DNA segment encodes these proteins:
- a CDS encoding tetratricopeptide repeat protein, with translation MNDDWEERTAAAWATLHDYDEGHAADFRAVIDALVAELPAASPLGPFEQAGAWDSTGHSDKAVPLYREALARGLGGNRRRRATIQLASSLRNLGKPEEGFELLGPELDAPSDELDDAIRGFLALCLADLGREREGLALVIGALAPHLPRYQRSMANYARLLVEPE, from the coding sequence ATGAACGACGACTGGGAAGAGCGTACGGCGGCGGCGTGGGCCACACTCCACGACTATGACGAAGGGCACGCGGCGGACTTCCGGGCGGTGATCGACGCGCTGGTGGCCGAGCTGCCCGCCGCCAGCCCCCTCGGACCGTTCGAGCAGGCAGGCGCCTGGGACTCGACGGGCCACTCGGACAAGGCCGTACCGCTGTACCGGGAGGCGCTGGCCCGAGGCCTCGGCGGCAACCGCCGGCGCCGCGCCACGATCCAGCTCGCCAGTTCCCTGCGGAACCTCGGCAAGCCGGAGGAGGGCTTCGAGCTCCTCGGCCCCGAACTCGACGCCCCTTCCGACGAGTTGGACGACGCCATACGCGGCTTCCTCGCCCTCTGCCTCGCCGACCTGGGCCGCGAACGCGAGGGCCTCGCCCTGGTGATCGGCGCCCTCGCACCCCATCTGCCCCGCTATCAGCGGTCGATGGCGAATTACGCGCGGCTCCTGGTCGAGCCCGAGTAG
- a CDS encoding DUF1996 domain-containing protein yields the protein MGRNARKRRSPLAVRAVAASAALAIGGGGLVWANFYASAHEKNNTTQNSTKAAAAQVATIDCPDVGQQLTDVPNQARGEVDGELATLDQQITEAYQRLATTRDAQTRDASFVQNAVLQPLKDRRANIIDRIQLEITRVGGSAPDSLDGLATCTGQAVEQPQTNDGQAGDGQNGDDQNQGGDDQNAESPAPGEDTGGDDAGETAPPVNGGQGGNGPSADDFVDITTVQANAQLGVGANGLPANGRSGSKGTFTTKCGTNGNDNHNTDNVIVAPGVTNGAHHLHDYVGNQNNDAFASDEDLAAADTTCQNQGDKSSYFWPVLRLQDGSQDFDQNNAGGGTEGNVGKILQPAQAQLKFVGNKKGSVVAMPSALRIITGDAKAFINGNANANVNWSCTGFENKVQLEDKYPICPEGSDVVRTTNFQSCWDGQNIDSANHRTHVAFVQADGTCANGFKAIPQLQVRLVYDVPAPTIENGTVVNPYAVDSFPENLHKPITDHNDFINFFSTNTMNKMVKCINTGKKCQ from the coding sequence ATGGGACGCAATGCACGAAAACGACGTTCGCCACTGGCCGTTCGCGCTGTGGCCGCATCCGCGGCCCTCGCGATCGGGGGAGGCGGTCTGGTCTGGGCGAACTTCTACGCCTCGGCTCACGAGAAGAACAACACCACACAGAACAGCACCAAGGCCGCCGCCGCTCAGGTGGCCACGATCGACTGCCCCGATGTCGGTCAGCAGCTCACCGATGTACCCAACCAGGCGCGTGGGGAGGTCGACGGTGAACTGGCCACGCTGGACCAGCAGATAACCGAGGCCTACCAGCGTCTGGCCACCACCCGGGACGCGCAGACCCGGGACGCGAGCTTCGTCCAGAACGCGGTACTCCAACCGCTGAAGGACCGGCGCGCGAACATCATCGACCGCATCCAGCTGGAGATCACCCGGGTCGGCGGTTCCGCCCCGGACTCGCTGGACGGTCTCGCCACCTGTACCGGCCAGGCCGTGGAACAGCCGCAGACCAACGACGGTCAGGCCGGGGACGGCCAGAACGGCGACGACCAGAACCAGGGCGGTGACGACCAGAACGCCGAGAGTCCCGCTCCCGGCGAGGACACCGGCGGGGACGACGCCGGTGAGACCGCTCCCCCGGTCAACGGCGGTCAGGGCGGCAACGGCCCGTCGGCCGACGACTTCGTGGACATCACCACCGTCCAGGCCAACGCCCAGCTCGGCGTGGGCGCGAACGGGCTCCCCGCCAACGGGAGGTCCGGTTCGAAGGGCACCTTCACCACGAAGTGCGGCACCAACGGGAACGACAACCACAACACGGACAACGTGATCGTCGCCCCGGGTGTCACCAACGGCGCCCACCACCTGCACGACTACGTCGGCAACCAGAACAACGACGCTTTCGCGAGCGACGAGGACCTGGCCGCGGCCGACACCACCTGCCAGAACCAGGGCGACAAGTCCTCGTACTTCTGGCCGGTGCTCCGTCTGCAGGACGGTTCGCAGGACTTCGACCAGAACAACGCCGGTGGCGGCACCGAGGGCAACGTGGGCAAGATCCTGCAGCCCGCCCAGGCGCAGCTCAAGTTCGTCGGCAACAAGAAGGGCAGCGTCGTCGCGATGCCGTCGGCCCTTCGCATCATCACCGGTGACGCCAAGGCCTTCATCAACGGCAACGCCAACGCCAACGTGAACTGGAGCTGCACCGGCTTCGAGAACAAGGTGCAGCTGGAGGACAAGTACCCGATCTGCCCCGAGGGCAGTGACGTGGTGCGGACCACCAACTTCCAGAGCTGCTGGGACGGCCAGAACATCGACAGCGCCAACCACCGCACGCACGTGGCGTTCGTCCAGGCCGACGGCACCTGCGCCAACGGCTTCAAGGCGATCCCCCAGCTCCAGGTCCGTCTGGTCTACGACGTTCCCGCCCCGACCATCGAGAACGGCACGGTCGTGAACCCGTACGCGGTCGACTCCTTCCCGGAGAACCTGCACAAGCCGATCACCGACCACAACGACTTCATCAACTTCTTCTCCACGAACACGATGAACAAGATGGTCAAGTGCATCAACACCGGCAAGAAGTGCCAGTGA
- a CDS encoding LuxR C-terminal-related transcriptional regulator encodes MRVVLAEDLFLLRDGLVRMLEAYDFEIAAAVESGPELSRALAELEPDVAVVDVRLPPSHTDEGLQCALEARRNRPGLPVLVLSQHVEQLYARELLADGTGGIGYLLKDRVFDAEQFIDAVRRVAGGGTAMDPQVIQQLLSRRSAGDQPLGRLTPRELEVLELMAQGRTNAAIAGQLVVTERAIAKHTSNIFAKLGLEVSDDDNRRVLAVLAYLDHGPH; translated from the coding sequence TTGCGAGTTGTCCTAGCCGAAGACCTGTTCCTGCTGCGCGACGGACTGGTCCGGATGCTCGAGGCGTACGACTTCGAGATCGCGGCGGCGGTCGAGAGCGGGCCCGAACTCAGCCGGGCGCTGGCCGAGTTGGAGCCGGACGTCGCGGTGGTCGACGTACGGCTGCCGCCCTCGCACACGGACGAGGGGCTGCAGTGCGCGTTGGAGGCCCGCCGCAACCGGCCCGGGTTGCCGGTGCTCGTCCTGTCCCAGCATGTGGAGCAGTTGTACGCGCGGGAGTTGCTCGCCGACGGCACGGGCGGGATCGGCTATCTGCTCAAGGACCGGGTGTTCGACGCGGAGCAGTTCATCGACGCCGTACGGCGGGTCGCGGGAGGGGGTACGGCCATGGATCCGCAGGTGATCCAGCAACTGCTGTCACGGCGTTCGGCCGGCGACCAGCCGCTCGGGCGGCTCACCCCGCGCGAGCTGGAGGTGCTGGAGCTGATGGCGCAGGGGCGCACGAACGCGGCGATCGCGGGTCAACTCGTGGTCACGGAACGGGCGATCGCGAAACACACCTCCAATATCTTCGCCAAACTGGGACTAGAGGTCTCGGATGACGACAACCGGCGCGTACTCGCGGTACTCGCCTATCTCGACCACGGACCCCATTGA
- a CDS encoding sensor histidine kinase has translation MDTESSQVRARAREVVVAGGRGLLVCVVGLAGSVILFVMAVVSIALVPIGVGIVTTPWVLTGVRAFANWRRAIAAEWCGVRIPATYRPIPKGANPWERCFRMLRDPATWRDLAWLPVDMTAGFVTALLPAVLLLYPLEGFALALGLWRVLTNATDGDWWYGFVPVSGQGTALLAGALGATLLVASYHLTPPLLRVHFLLTRSLLAPADGELAERVRVLTETRRDAVDTSASELRRIERDLHDGAQARLVAMGMDLGTIEALVEKDPAKAKELLAQARRSSAEALTELRDLVRGIHPPVLAERGLGDAVRALALRLPLASEVDVELDGRPDAPVESAAYFAVSEVLTNAVKHSGAERVWVDVHHRDGMLRIAVTDNGMGGARLDAGSGLTGVDRRLGTFDGVLAVSSPAGGPTMVTMEIPCELS, from the coding sequence ATGGATACGGAGAGCAGCCAGGTGCGGGCGCGGGCGCGGGAAGTCGTCGTGGCGGGGGGACGGGGGCTCCTGGTCTGTGTGGTCGGGCTGGCCGGGTCGGTCATCCTGTTCGTGATGGCGGTCGTGTCGATCGCGCTGGTGCCGATCGGCGTAGGGATCGTCACGACACCGTGGGTACTGACCGGCGTACGCGCCTTCGCGAACTGGCGCCGAGCGATCGCGGCGGAGTGGTGCGGCGTACGGATTCCGGCCACGTACCGACCCATACCCAAGGGCGCCAACCCATGGGAACGCTGCTTCCGGATGCTCCGGGACCCGGCGACATGGCGGGACCTGGCATGGCTGCCGGTCGACATGACCGCCGGCTTCGTCACCGCACTGCTCCCGGCCGTACTGCTGCTCTACCCCCTGGAGGGCTTCGCCCTCGCGCTCGGACTGTGGCGCGTCCTGACGAACGCGACGGACGGCGACTGGTGGTACGGATTCGTACCGGTCTCCGGCCAGGGCACGGCCCTCCTCGCGGGCGCGCTCGGCGCGACACTCCTCGTCGCCTCCTACCACCTCACCCCGCCCCTCCTGCGCGTCCACTTCCTGCTCACCCGCTCCCTGCTCGCCCCGGCCGATGGCGAACTCGCCGAGCGGGTACGCGTACTGACCGAGACACGACGCGACGCCGTCGACACCTCGGCATCCGAACTCCGGCGTATCGAGCGGGACTTGCACGACGGGGCACAGGCGCGCCTGGTCGCCATGGGCATGGATCTGGGGACCATCGAGGCGCTGGTCGAGAAGGACCCGGCGAAGGCGAAGGAGTTGCTGGCGCAGGCCCGCAGGTCCTCCGCCGAGGCGCTCACCGAACTGCGGGATCTGGTACGGGGCATCCATCCGCCCGTACTCGCGGAGCGCGGACTCGGCGACGCCGTACGGGCGTTGGCGCTGCGGCTGCCCCTGGCGAGCGAGGTGGATGTCGAGCTCGACGGGAGGCCGGACGCGCCGGTGGAGTCCGCGGCGTACTTCGCCGTCAGCGAGGTGCTGACCAACGCGGTCAAGCACTCCGGCGCCGAACGCGTCTGGGTGGACGTCCACCACAGGGACGGCATGCTGCGCATCGCGGTCACCGACAACGGCATGGGCGGCGCCCGGCTCGACGCGGGCTCCGGACTCACCGGAGTCGACCGGCGACTGGGTACATTCGACGGCGTCCTGGCCGTCAGCAGCCCCGCGGGCGGTCCCACCATGGTCACCATGGAGATCCCTTGCGAGTTGTCCTAG
- a CDS encoding NAD-dependent epimerase/dehydratase family protein codes for MLGGTEFAGRAVVEAALGRGWEVTVFHRGRHEPPAGVRSLHGDRTAPDGLLALADGEWDVVVDTWSAAPRAVRDAARLLAGRVGRYVYVSSRSVYAWPRAGGAAEDAALVDGASADAEQTDYARDKRGGELAALGSFGAEATLLVRAGLILGPYENVGRLPWWLNRVARGGPVLAPGPRELPLQYIDVRDLAEWILGAVERGLGGAYNLVSPSGHTTMGELLDACVQVTGGEGDLRWTEASVILGAGIEPWGDLPVWVPGGSELHDALHGADVSRAVEAGLRCRSVSETVADTWSWLQGLGGVAPQRADRPAVGLDPATEAKVLGLS; via the coding sequence ATGCTGGGTGGTACGGAGTTCGCGGGGCGCGCCGTCGTGGAGGCGGCGCTCGGGCGCGGCTGGGAGGTGACCGTCTTCCACCGGGGGCGGCACGAACCCCCTGCCGGGGTGCGGTCGTTGCACGGCGACCGCACCGCGCCCGACGGGCTCTTGGCGCTTGCCGACGGTGAGTGGGATGTCGTCGTCGACACCTGGTCGGCGGCGCCGCGGGCCGTGCGGGACGCGGCGCGGCTGCTGGCCGGCCGGGTCGGACGGTATGTGTACGTGTCGAGCCGCTCCGTGTACGCGTGGCCCCGGGCCGGCGGGGCCGCCGAGGACGCCGCCCTCGTCGACGGCGCCTCCGCGGACGCCGAGCAGACCGACTACGCGCGGGACAAGCGGGGCGGGGAGCTGGCCGCGCTCGGCTCCTTCGGGGCGGAGGCGACGCTGCTCGTACGGGCCGGGCTGATCCTCGGGCCGTACGAGAACGTCGGGCGCCTGCCGTGGTGGCTGAACCGTGTCGCCCGCGGCGGGCCCGTCCTTGCTCCCGGGCCTCGTGAGCTCCCCCTCCAGTACATCGACGTCCGCGATCTCGCCGAGTGGATCCTCGGGGCGGTGGAGCGGGGGCTCGGCGGGGCGTACAACCTGGTCTCTCCTTCTGGGCATACGACGATGGGCGAGCTCCTCGACGCGTGCGTCCAGGTCACCGGGGGTGAGGGGGATCTGCGGTGGACCGAGGCGTCCGTGATTCTCGGGGCCGGGATCGAGCCGTGGGGTGATCTGCCTGTGTGGGTGCCGGGTGGCAGCGAACTGCACGACGCGCTTCATGGCGCCGATGTGTCGCGGGCGGTCGAGGCCGGGCTTCGGTGCCGGTCCGTGTCGGAGACCGTCGCCGACACCTGGAGCTGGCTCCAGGGTCTCGGCGGGGTTGCACCCCAACGCGCCGACCGGCCCGCGGTGGGGCTCGATCCTGCGACGGAGGCGAAGGTACTGGGCCTGAGCTAA
- a CDS encoding winged helix-turn-helix domain-containing protein, which yields MANTRSFSSLATAPATTSTTGRHRLRAVDRDEVVDVADFLPPGATWLPAPPHTLPVLPGQPPMIGYLVLVPADQQPLLPVAVPDRPEPLGTAGAAGGANPLVHIDTVQRTAQVDGRQLDLTYLEFELLAHLVAHPHRVHTRDQLVTTVWGYGHVGDGRTVDVHVARLRRKLGAQHRQTIQTVRRVGYKYTPPTGR from the coding sequence ATGGCGAACACCCGTTCCTTCTCCTCCCTCGCGACCGCTCCCGCGACCACCTCCACCACCGGACGACACCGACTGCGTGCCGTCGACCGGGACGAGGTGGTGGACGTCGCCGACTTCCTGCCGCCGGGCGCCACCTGGCTGCCCGCTCCCCCGCACACCCTGCCCGTGCTGCCAGGGCAGCCGCCGATGATCGGCTACCTCGTCCTCGTACCGGCCGACCAGCAGCCCCTGCTGCCGGTCGCCGTGCCCGACCGGCCCGAGCCGCTCGGCACCGCGGGCGCCGCCGGCGGTGCCAACCCGCTCGTCCACATCGACACCGTGCAGCGCACCGCCCAGGTCGACGGGCGGCAACTCGACCTCACGTACCTGGAGTTCGAGCTGCTCGCGCACCTCGTCGCACACCCGCACCGGGTGCACACCCGGGATCAGCTGGTCACCACGGTGTGGGGCTACGGGCATGTGGGCGACGGGCGGACCGTCGACGTCCACGTCGCCCGGCTGCGGCGCAAGCTCGGCGCGCAGCACCGGCAGACGATCCAGACCGTGCGGCGCGTTGGCTACAAGTACACGCCGCCGACCGGGCGTTGA
- the glnII gene encoding glutamine synthetase, translating into MTFKAEYIWIDGTEPTAKLRSKTKILADDAKGAELPIWGFDGSSTNQAEGHASDRVLKPVATYPDPIRGGDDVLVMCEVLNIDMTPHESNTRAALTEVSDKFAAQESIFGIEQEYTFFKGTRPLGFPEGGFPAAQGGYYCGVGSDEIFGRDIVEAHLENCLKAGLAISGINAEVMPGQWEFQVGPVSPLEVSDQLWVARWLLYRTAEDFDVSATLDPKPVKGDWNGAGAHTNFSTKAMREGYDAIITACESLGEGSKPMDHVKNYGAGIDDRLTGLHETAPWNEYSYGVSNRGASVRIPWQVEQDGKGYIEDRRPNANVDPYVVTRLIVDTCCTALEKAGQI; encoded by the coding sequence GTGACGTTCAAGGCTGAGTACATCTGGATCGACGGCACCGAGCCGACGGCCAAGCTCCGTTCGAAGACGAAGATACTGGCCGACGACGCCAAGGGTGCCGAGCTCCCGATCTGGGGCTTCGACGGTTCCTCGACGAACCAGGCCGAGGGTCACGCCTCCGACCGCGTACTCAAGCCGGTCGCCACCTACCCGGACCCGATCCGCGGCGGCGACGACGTCCTCGTCATGTGCGAGGTCCTGAACATCGACATGACGCCGCACGAGTCCAACACCCGTGCCGCGCTGACCGAGGTGTCGGACAAGTTCGCCGCGCAGGAGTCGATCTTCGGCATCGAGCAGGAGTACACCTTCTTCAAGGGCACCCGCCCGCTCGGCTTCCCCGAGGGCGGCTTCCCGGCCGCGCAGGGCGGCTACTACTGCGGCGTCGGCTCGGACGAGATCTTCGGCCGTGACATCGTCGAGGCGCACCTGGAGAACTGTCTCAAGGCGGGTCTCGCCATCTCCGGCATCAACGCCGAGGTCATGCCCGGCCAGTGGGAGTTCCAGGTCGGCCCGGTCTCCCCGCTGGAGGTCTCCGACCAGCTGTGGGTGGCCCGCTGGCTGCTCTACCGCACCGCCGAGGACTTCGACGTCTCCGCGACGCTGGACCCGAAGCCGGTGAAGGGCGACTGGAACGGCGCGGGCGCGCACACCAACTTCTCCACGAAGGCGATGCGCGAGGGCTACGACGCGATCATCACCGCGTGCGAGTCGCTGGGCGAGGGCTCGAAGCCGATGGACCACGTCAAGAACTACGGCGCGGGCATCGACGACCGTCTGACGGGCCTGCACGAGACCGCCCCGTGGAACGAGTACAGCTACGGCGTCTCCAACCGCGGCGCCTCGGTCCGTATCCCGTGGCAGGTCGAGCAGGACGGCAAGGGCTACATCGAGGACCGCCGTCCGAACGCCAACGTCGACCCGTACGTCGTGACGCGTCTGATCGTCGACACCTGCTGCACCGCTCTGGAGAAGGCCGGCCAGATCTGA
- a CDS encoding arsenate reductase family protein, whose protein sequence is MEIWINPACSKCRSALSLLDAEGADYTVRRYLEDVPSQDEIRDVLERLGLEPWDITRTQEAVAKELGLKEWARDAGSRDQWVKALSEHPKLIQRPIITAEDGTAVVARSEEAVRDALSR, encoded by the coding sequence ATGGAGATCTGGATCAATCCGGCCTGCTCGAAGTGCCGAAGCGCCCTCAGCCTGCTCGACGCCGAGGGCGCCGACTACACCGTGCGCCGCTACCTGGAGGACGTACCGTCCCAGGACGAGATCCGTGACGTACTGGAGCGGCTGGGGCTCGAACCGTGGGACATCACACGGACCCAGGAAGCCGTCGCCAAGGAGTTGGGGCTCAAGGAGTGGGCCCGGGACGCCGGTTCACGGGATCAGTGGGTCAAGGCGCTGTCCGAGCACCCCAAGCTCATCCAGCGACCGATCATTACCGCGGAGGACGGGACGGCCGTCGTGGCACGCAGCGAAGAGGCGGTACGGGATGCCCTGTCCCGATAG
- a CDS encoding winged helix DNA-binding domain-containing protein, which yields MGGQRRHIGVAERRARLALGHRLAVSARAKSPEEVAGSLVALHGTDPATVYLAVGARLADAGRTVTEVERALYENQTLVRMHGMRHTVFVFPTGLAAVVHASTGLAIAAKARAGLVKDMATGSDGRLTEEWLAEVEASALAALARRGQATVNELTRDEPRLKEQFTYGAGKSYEAPQTVSSRLMRVLGVEGRVVRGRPLGSWTSSQFRWAVAPPHPGLPVPEAQAELLRRWLRVCGPATEADLKWWTGWKVTDVRRSLAAVGAVAVTLDGGVTGYVADGDDGPVGGPAEPWAALLPGLDPTAMGWQERDWYLDPALRSALFDRSGNVGPTVWWDGRVVGGWAQRASGEVVWRVLDADGVGREARAGISAEAARVGAWLGSTRITPRFRTPLERELGAG from the coding sequence ATGGGCGGACAGCGGCGGCACATCGGGGTGGCGGAGCGGCGGGCTCGGCTCGCGCTGGGGCATCGGCTCGCGGTGTCCGCGCGGGCGAAGAGCCCCGAGGAGGTCGCCGGGTCGCTGGTCGCGCTGCACGGGACCGATCCGGCGACGGTGTATCTGGCGGTCGGCGCGCGGCTGGCGGATGCCGGGAGGACGGTGACGGAGGTCGAGCGGGCGCTGTACGAAAACCAAACGCTGGTGCGGATGCACGGCATGCGGCACACCGTGTTCGTGTTCCCGACCGGGCTGGCCGCCGTGGTGCACGCGTCGACCGGGCTCGCCATCGCCGCGAAGGCCCGTGCCGGGCTGGTCAAGGACATGGCGACCGGCAGTGACGGCCGGCTGACCGAGGAGTGGCTCGCGGAGGTCGAGGCGTCCGCGCTCGCCGCGCTGGCCCGGCGCGGGCAGGCCACCGTGAACGAACTCACCCGGGACGAACCGCGGTTGAAGGAGCAGTTCACGTACGGGGCCGGTAAGAGCTACGAGGCTCCGCAGACCGTGTCCTCGCGGTTGATGCGGGTGCTCGGTGTCGAGGGGCGGGTCGTGCGCGGGCGTCCCCTGGGTTCGTGGACGTCGTCCCAGTTCCGCTGGGCGGTCGCTCCACCGCATCCCGGGCTTCCCGTCCCCGAGGCCCAGGCCGAGCTGCTGCGCCGTTGGCTGCGGGTGTGCGGGCCCGCGACCGAGGCGGACCTGAAGTGGTGGACGGGGTGGAAGGTCACCGACGTACGGCGTTCGCTGGCCGCGGTCGGGGCGGTGGCCGTGACGCTCGACGGCGGGGTCACGGGGTACGTGGCCGACGGTGACGACGGGCCGGTCGGCGGGCCCGCGGAGCCGTGGGCCGCGCTGCTGCCCGGGCTTGATCCGACGGCCATGGGGTGGCAGGAGCGGGACTGGTATCTCGACCCGGCCCTGCGGTCGGCCCTCTTCGACCGCAGCGGGAATGTCGGGCCGACGGTGTGGTGGGACGGGCGGGTGGTCGGGGGGTGGGCGCAGCGGGCCTCCGGGGAGGTGGTGTGGCGGGTGCTGGACGCCGACGGGGTCGGGCGGGAGGCTCGGGCGGGTATCTCGGCGGAGGCTGCGCGGGTGGGGGCGTGGCTGGGGTCGACGCGGATCACTCCGCGGTTCCGGACGCCGTTGGAGCGGGAGTTGGGGGCGGGGTGA
- a CDS encoding DUF2252 domain-containing protein, translating into MAPIGATANPEDRAAQGRAARKRVSRSAHAAWIPGVDRPDPVAVLERQGRDRLPELLPIRYGRMTASPFAFLRGAAAVMAADLAAQPHTGLTVQLCGDAHLLNFGLYASPERTLLFDLNDFDETHPGPFEWDVKRLAASVAVAGRENGHTEAQAHSAAQAAVGEYRRSIRRLAGKGELAVWYERIDADRLLPLVRSARHRRRVESSLTRARRRTSLHALGKLTETVDGRRRIVQDPPLLESAGVTDMASLRKIFSDYRSTLSEERRFLLDRYRFVDAARKVVGVGSVGTRCFIVLLAGRDADDPLFLQIKQAGRSVLEEHLPSGPYVHPGHRVVAGQRLLQAASDIFLGWMTGPQGRAFYWRQLRDMKGSADVAGMTPDALLAYARLCGTALARAHARSGDRIAIAAYLGGADTFDHAIADFALRYADQNTADHAALGAAVTAGVIRATQDV; encoded by the coding sequence GTGGCCCCGATCGGCGCCACGGCCAACCCGGAGGACCGCGCCGCACAGGGCAGAGCTGCCCGCAAACGCGTCTCCCGTTCCGCGCACGCCGCCTGGATCCCCGGCGTCGACCGCCCCGACCCCGTGGCCGTACTGGAGCGGCAGGGCAGGGACCGGCTGCCGGAGCTGCTGCCGATCCGGTACGGGAGGATGACGGCGTCGCCGTTCGCGTTCCTGCGCGGCGCCGCCGCCGTCATGGCCGCCGACCTGGCGGCCCAGCCGCACACCGGGCTCACGGTGCAGCTGTGCGGGGACGCCCACCTCCTCAACTTCGGCCTGTACGCCTCCCCGGAACGCACCCTGCTCTTCGACCTGAACGACTTCGACGAGACGCATCCGGGCCCCTTCGAATGGGACGTCAAACGGCTCGCGGCCAGCGTCGCGGTGGCGGGCCGCGAGAACGGGCACACGGAGGCGCAGGCCCACAGCGCGGCCCAGGCGGCGGTGGGGGAGTACCGCCGAAGCATCCGGCGGCTGGCGGGGAAGGGCGAACTGGCGGTCTGGTACGAGCGCATCGACGCCGACCGCCTGCTTCCGCTGGTCCGCTCGGCCCGCCACCGCAGGCGGGTCGAGTCGAGCCTCACCCGCGCCCGCCGGCGCACCAGCCTGCACGCACTCGGCAAGCTCACCGAGACCGTCGACGGACGCCGCCGCATCGTCCAGGACCCGCCCCTGCTGGAGTCGGCCGGAGTCACCGACATGGCCTCGCTCCGCAAGATCTTCAGTGACTACCGCTCCACACTCTCCGAGGAACGCCGCTTCCTCCTCGACCGCTACCGCTTCGTCGACGCCGCCCGCAAGGTCGTCGGCGTCGGCAGCGTCGGCACCCGCTGCTTCATCGTGCTGCTGGCCGGGCGGGACGCGGACGACCCGCTGTTCCTCCAGATCAAGCAGGCCGGCAGATCCGTACTCGAAGAGCATCTGCCCAGCGGCCCGTACGTCCATCCAGGGCACCGGGTCGTCGCGGGGCAGCGCCTGCTGCAGGCGGCGAGCGACATCTTCCTCGGCTGGATGACCGGGCCGCAGGGACGCGCCTTCTACTGGCGGCAGTTGCGCGACATGAAGGGCTCCGCGGACGTCGCCGGCATGACCCCCGACGCGCTACTCGCCTACGCCCGCCTGTGTGGCACCGCCCTGGCCCGCGCCCACGCCCGCTCGGGCGACCGCATCGCGATCGCCGCCTACCTAGGCGGCGCGGACACCTTCGACCACGCCATCGCGGACTTCGCGCTGCGCTACGCGGACCAGAACACCGCCGACCACGCCGCCCTGGGCGCCGCCGTGACGGCGGGCGTGATCAGGGCGACACAGGACGTGTGA
- the htpX gene encoding zinc metalloprotease HtpX yields the protein MQSRFQSDRRLTARMTVTLFLLGLLYVAFIAALIVLMKSWVLVVVIAAAFLGAQYWFSDRIALFAMRGRIVEREEYPQLHGVVDRLCAVADMPKPLVAVSDMDMPNAFATGRNPDHAVLCVTTGLLRRLEPDELEGVLAHELSHVAHKDVAVITIASFLGVIAGLIVRFAFYSQLLGGGRRDQNTALVFMAVMTVSAAVYAISFMLIRALSRYRELAADRAAAQLTGRPSALASALTKVTGDIARIPSKDLRTAQAFNAFYFTPALGAEPGVARLFSTHPSLEQRLEQLARISAELGEAATPGKAD from the coding sequence ATGCAGAGCCGGTTCCAGAGCGATCGGCGGTTGACCGCGCGGATGACGGTCACGTTGTTTCTGCTCGGATTGCTGTACGTGGCCTTCATCGCCGCGTTGATCGTGCTGATGAAGTCCTGGGTGCTGGTCGTGGTGATCGCGGCGGCGTTCCTCGGGGCGCAGTACTGGTTCTCGGACCGGATCGCGCTGTTCGCGATGCGCGGGCGGATCGTGGAGCGGGAGGAGTATCCGCAGCTGCACGGGGTGGTCGACCGGCTGTGTGCCGTCGCCGACATGCCGAAGCCGCTCGTCGCCGTCTCCGATATGGACATGCCCAACGCCTTCGCGACCGGGCGGAACCCCGATCACGCGGTGCTCTGTGTGACGACCGGACTGCTGCGGCGGCTGGAGCCCGATGAGCTCGAAGGGGTTCTTGCGCACGAGCTGTCGCATGTGGCGCACAAGGACGTCGCGGTGATCACCATCGCCTCCTTCCTGGGGGTGATCGCCGGGCTGATCGTCCGGTTCGCCTTCTACTCGCAGCTCCTGGGTGGCGGGCGGCGGGACCAGAACACGGCTCTCGTGTTCATGGCCGTCATGACGGTCTCCGCGGCCGTGTACGCGATCAGCTTCATGCTCATCCGGGCGCTGTCCCGGTACCGCGAGCTGGCCGCCGACCGGGCCGCGGCCCAGCTCACCGGACGGCCCTCGGCACTGGCGTCCGCGCTGACCAAGGTCACCGGGGACATCGCCAGGATCCCGTCCAAGGACCTGCGGACGGCCCAGGCCTTCAACGCCTTCTACTTCACGCCCGCCCTCGGCGCCGAACCGGGTGTCGCGCGGTTGTTCTCGACCCACCCGAGCCTGGAGCAGCGGCTCGAACAACTGGCGCGCATCTCCGCCGAGTTGGGTGAGGCTGCGACCCCCGGGAAGGCCGACTGA